The Bacteroides sp. AN502(2024) DNA segment CTACCCTTAAAAAAGAGAATCCTCATAAGACTTTCCTTAATTTCCGTAATAATCTTGTCATGCTTTATAAGAATCTTCCACAGGAGGAGTTAAATAAAGTGATGCGTATCCGGGCCTGTCTTGATTATGTGGCAGCGTTTCGTTTCTTGTTGCAGGGGCATTGGGGCAATGCTCGTGCTGTCATGCGTGCACGGAAAGAGTATCGACAGCTACGTCCTTCATTTTTTTGGTCTCGTGAAGAAAATAGGAGAAAAAAAACGTTGAATTCAATACCTGAACGAATAAAAAGTAGTATCTTGTGGCAGTTTTATGTGAGAGGATGCAAAAGATTCTCTCAATTGTCGGATTTAAAAGGATAGCAAATGGAAGCAAAGATTAGAAGAGGCATCGGGCTGGTAGCGCATGATGCGATGAAAAAAGATCTCATCGAATGGGTATTGTGGAACTCGGAACTGTTGATGGGAAATAAATTCTATTGTACAGGTACTACCGGTACTTTGATCCTGGAAGCATTGAAAGAGAAGCACCCTAATGAAGAATGGGATTTTACGATTTTAAAATCAGGTCCGTTGGGTGGTGACCAACAGATGGGATCACGTATTGTGGATGGACAGATTGACTATCTTTTTTTCTTCACTGACCCAATGACACTGCAACCGCATGATACGGATGTGAAGGCATTAACCCGCTTGGCTGGTGTAGAAAATATTGTTTTTTGTTGTAATCGTTCTACGGCGGATCATATTATTTCCAGTCCGTTATTTATGGATCCAGGTTACGAACGCATTCATCCGGACTATTCCGGCTATACAAAGCGGTTCCAAAATAAACCTGTGGTGACAGAGGCGGTAGAATCGGTAAATAGAAGGAAAAAGAAAAGAAAGTAAGCCGGATAGTTTCCGGCTGTGAAAATAACAGTAGATTTTGCTTAAAAAAGGAAGGCGGATGATACGGATTATGTTATTGATACCTTAGTTCCTGCTGCAGTGTAGCTCAATTCCTGCGGACTCTATATCTGCTCCCATCGGTGGATTTCGTTTGGAAAGCTGGAGTTCTATTTCTTCAATACAGAGGAATTGGTCAAAGAGTTTTTG contains these protein-coding regions:
- a CDS encoding methylglyoxal synthase: MEAKIRRGIGLVAHDAMKKDLIEWVLWNSELLMGNKFYCTGTTGTLILEALKEKHPNEEWDFTILKSGPLGGDQQMGSRIVDGQIDYLFFFTDPMTLQPHDTDVKALTRLAGVENIVFCCNRSTADHIISSPLFMDPGYERIHPDYSGYTKRFQNKPVVTEAVESVNRRKKKRK